A genomic stretch from Arachis stenosperma cultivar V10309 chromosome 3, arast.V10309.gnm1.PFL2, whole genome shotgun sequence includes:
- the LOC130965557 gene encoding cysteine-rich receptor-like protein kinase 3 isoform X1, with protein sequence MDSAPFVVVLLLLFLSCLSTPSVSDPRATRAALLCTNRTEPAPSRQLFVSNFLAAMDALTPLISTKRYGAVINGTRNLTVYAFGQCMNDLSQQDCNMCFAQCKTQILTCLPFQKGTRGGSLFFDGCYLRYDDYNFFNESVTDRDTSVCNGTSNRNGVVYKRNALELVSNLSHLAPKNGGFFVGSFSRKNVSVYGLAQCWKFVNATSCKSCLADAVTRIDSCPPKEEGRAMNTGCYMRYSSQKFYYNSTTVASSSGNHGRRKLAIILAASCAALALVLAAATFVYFARKNLLKRRRDRRQFGALLDRVNRSKLNMAYEILEKATNYFNDANKLGQGGSGTVYKGVLPDGNVVAIKRLSFNTTQWADLFFNEVNLISGVHHKNLVKLLGCSITGPESLLVYEYVPNQSLHDHFSARRISQPLTWELRYKIILGIAEGLAYLHEESHVRIIHRDIKLSNILLDNDFTPKIVDFGLARLFPEDKSHLSTAIAGTLGYMAPEYIVCGKLTAKADVFSFGVLVVEIVSGRKNSSFIANSSSILQTLWSLFGSNRLAEIVDPALEGNFPSEEACRLLQIGLLCAQASAELRPSMSAVVQMINNSHEIPQPTQPPFLNSSSSEISKSSLPGYNFQPGSMTQSSGDSMTESLIEPR encoded by the exons ATGGATTCAGCACCCTTTGTGGTTGTcctccttctcttgttcctcTCTTGCTTATCAACTCCTTCGGTCTCGGACCCCAGAGCCACAAGGGCGGCCTTGCTCTGCACCAACAGGACCGAACCTGCTCCTTCCCGTCAACTCTTCGTATCAAACTTCCTTGCTGCCATGGACGCACTTACCCCTCTCATCTCAACTAAAAGGTACGGAGCAGTTATCAACGGGACTCGCAACTTAACGGTCTACGCCTTCGGCCAGTGCATGAACGATCTGTCTCAGCAAGACTGCAACATGTGCTTCGCCCAGTGCAAGACACAGATCCTCACCTGCCTTCCCTTCCAGAAAGGGACACGTGGCGGCTCTCTCTTCTTCGATGGCTGCTACCTCAG GTACGATGATTACAACTTCTTCAACGAGAGCGTCACCGATCGAGACACCTCGGTATGTAACGGCACCAGTAACAGAAACGGCGTCGTTTACAAGCGCAATGCTTTGGAGTTGGTGAGCAACTTGAGTCATCTGGCGCCCAAGAACGGTGGCTTCTTCGTTGGCTCATTCAGCCGCAAGAATGTGAGTGTTTATGGATTGGCTCAGTGCTGGAAATTTGTTAATGCAACTTCCTGTAAGAGCTGTTTGGCTGATGCTGTAACTAGAATCGATTCGTGTCCTCCCAAAGAAGAAGGGAGGGCGATGAATACTGGTTGTTACATGAGGTATTCCTCACAGAAGTTTTATTACAATTCAACCActgttgcttcttcttctggGAATCATG GACGGCGCAAGCTAGCTATAATTCTGGCTGCATCTTGTGCTGCCCTGGCTCTTGTTCTGGCTGCTGCAACATTTGTTTACTTTGCAAGGAAGAATCTACTCAAGAGAAGAAGAG ATAGGCGACAGTTTGGTGCACTGTTGGACAGAGTGAACCGGTCCAAGCTAAATATGGCATATGAAATCCTTGAAAAAGCTACAAATTACTTCAATGATGCAAATAAACTAGGACAAGGTGGATCAGGCACAGTTTATAAA GGAGTTCTGCCTGATGGAAATGTTGTGGCCATAAAAAGGCTTAGCTTTAACACAACACAATGGGCAGATCTTTTCTTCAATGAGGTCAATTTGATAAGTGGTGTTCATCACAAGAATCTTGTAAAGCTTTTGGGATGCAGCATTACAGGACCCGAAAGCCTTTTAGTTTATGAATATGTGCCTAACCAGAGTCTCCATGATCACTTTTCAG CTAGGAGGATTTCGCAGCCATTGACTTGGGAACTGAGGTATAAGATCATACTAGGAATTGCTGAGGGCCTGGCCTATCTTCATGAGGAGTCTCATGTTAGAATCATTCATAGAGACATAAAATTAAGCAATATTCTGCTAGACAATGACTTCACACCGAAGATTGTGGATTTTGGTCTTGCTAGATTGTTTCCAGAAGATAAGTCTCACCTTAGCACAGCCATTGCTGGCACACT CGGTTATATGGCTCCAGAATATATAGTTTGTGGGAAGTTGACTGCAAAAGCGGATGTATTTAGTTTTGGAGTTCTAGTTGTTGAAATTGTATCTGGCAGAAAAAACAGCTCCTTCATCGCCAATTCATCCTCTATCCTACAAACG TTGTGGAGCCTTTTTGGATCAAATAGGCTAGCCGAAATCGTTGATCCAGCCCTCGAGGGTAACTTCCCTTCAGAGGAAGCATGCAGACTGCTGCAGATAGGGTTGCTTTGCGCGCAAGCTTCTGCAGAGCTGCGACCATCGATGTCAGCAGTTGTTCAAATGATTAACAATAGCCACGAAATTCCTCAGCCGACGCAACCGCCGTTTCTTAATTCTAGTTCTTCAGAAATCAGCAAATCAAGTTTGCCCGGATATAATTTTCAGCCAGGATCCATGACTCAGTCTTCAGGGGACAGCATGACAGAGAGTCTTATTGAGCCTAGATGA
- the LOC130965557 gene encoding cysteine-rich receptor-like protein kinase 3 isoform X2, with translation MDSAPFVVVLLLLFLSCLSTPSVSDPRATRAALLCTNRTEPAPSRQLFVSNFLAAMDALTPLISTKRYGAVINGTRNLTVYAFGQCMNDLSQQDCNMCFAQCKTQILTCLPFQKGTRGGSLFFDGCYLRYDDYNFFNESVTDRDTSVCNGTSNRNGVVYKRNALELVSNLSHLAPKNGGFFVGSFSRKNVSVYGLAQCWKFVNATSCKSCLADAVTRIDSCPPKEEGRAMNTGCYMRYSSQKFYYNSTTVASSSGNHGRRKLAIILAASCAALALVLAAATFVYFARKNLLKRRRDRRQFGALLDRVNRSKLNMAYEILEKATNYFNDANKLGQGGSGTVYKGVLPDGNVVAIKRLSFNTTQWADLFFNEVNLISGVHHKNLVKLLGCSITGPESLLVYEYVPNQSLHDHFSARRISQPLTWELRYKIILGIAEGLAYLHEESHVRIIHRDIKLSNILLDNDFTPKIVDFGLARLFPEDKSHLSTAIAGTL, from the exons ATGGATTCAGCACCCTTTGTGGTTGTcctccttctcttgttcctcTCTTGCTTATCAACTCCTTCGGTCTCGGACCCCAGAGCCACAAGGGCGGCCTTGCTCTGCACCAACAGGACCGAACCTGCTCCTTCCCGTCAACTCTTCGTATCAAACTTCCTTGCTGCCATGGACGCACTTACCCCTCTCATCTCAACTAAAAGGTACGGAGCAGTTATCAACGGGACTCGCAACTTAACGGTCTACGCCTTCGGCCAGTGCATGAACGATCTGTCTCAGCAAGACTGCAACATGTGCTTCGCCCAGTGCAAGACACAGATCCTCACCTGCCTTCCCTTCCAGAAAGGGACACGTGGCGGCTCTCTCTTCTTCGATGGCTGCTACCTCAG GTACGATGATTACAACTTCTTCAACGAGAGCGTCACCGATCGAGACACCTCGGTATGTAACGGCACCAGTAACAGAAACGGCGTCGTTTACAAGCGCAATGCTTTGGAGTTGGTGAGCAACTTGAGTCATCTGGCGCCCAAGAACGGTGGCTTCTTCGTTGGCTCATTCAGCCGCAAGAATGTGAGTGTTTATGGATTGGCTCAGTGCTGGAAATTTGTTAATGCAACTTCCTGTAAGAGCTGTTTGGCTGATGCTGTAACTAGAATCGATTCGTGTCCTCCCAAAGAAGAAGGGAGGGCGATGAATACTGGTTGTTACATGAGGTATTCCTCACAGAAGTTTTATTACAATTCAACCActgttgcttcttcttctggGAATCATG GACGGCGCAAGCTAGCTATAATTCTGGCTGCATCTTGTGCTGCCCTGGCTCTTGTTCTGGCTGCTGCAACATTTGTTTACTTTGCAAGGAAGAATCTACTCAAGAGAAGAAGAG ATAGGCGACAGTTTGGTGCACTGTTGGACAGAGTGAACCGGTCCAAGCTAAATATGGCATATGAAATCCTTGAAAAAGCTACAAATTACTTCAATGATGCAAATAAACTAGGACAAGGTGGATCAGGCACAGTTTATAAA GGAGTTCTGCCTGATGGAAATGTTGTGGCCATAAAAAGGCTTAGCTTTAACACAACACAATGGGCAGATCTTTTCTTCAATGAGGTCAATTTGATAAGTGGTGTTCATCACAAGAATCTTGTAAAGCTTTTGGGATGCAGCATTACAGGACCCGAAAGCCTTTTAGTTTATGAATATGTGCCTAACCAGAGTCTCCATGATCACTTTTCAG CTAGGAGGATTTCGCAGCCATTGACTTGGGAACTGAGGTATAAGATCATACTAGGAATTGCTGAGGGCCTGGCCTATCTTCATGAGGAGTCTCATGTTAGAATCATTCATAGAGACATAAAATTAAGCAATATTCTGCTAGACAATGACTTCACACCGAAGATTGTGGATTTTGGTCTTGCTAGATTGTTTCCAGAAGATAAGTCTCACCTTAGCACAGCCATTGCTGGCACACTGTAA